In one window of Heptranchias perlo isolate sHepPer1 chromosome 4, sHepPer1.hap1, whole genome shotgun sequence DNA:
- the nfil3 gene encoding nuclear factor interleukin-3-regulated protein, producing the protein MEAQRPALQNEPALVGSCISGEQMVVLAPSLENMAESFSADDSLLSDDLSTGSLKQKSSSCRRKREFIPDEKKDALYWEKRRKNNEAAKRSREKRRLNDMVLENKLMVLGEENARLKSELLALKLKFGLITAAFYAQEIQNLGNTPGPCFHDYKPSNINLTSFSPDHERSFLGNGCISVIKHSSPSSLSDISEISSNARESPLLQVACKSPNSTFKVIKQEPVEFKVAAESCLREPREDNGSYVATVYRNYIGNTFNGNYSHSPPSLQITRSSSNSPRTSEADEGTLGKNTSEEDGEDEQRVPKGPISSPVEPKIVNNATVKVPESNSSALPHKLRIKARAIQIKVENVEAYYETPEKQPSSVSNISTKRSYPLDSTAMFKCSASNPIHPSLAPLSIQVASINDWSHKPELWRQREEKLEGAYKNVRRSCSPVALTNQSLAAGKDSACNNIHQGEHLESENLYLKQGIANLSAEVASLKKLIEKQQAAASDSGKSTTEKRFAN; encoded by the coding sequence atggaAGCCCAAAGGCCAGCCCTCCAAAATGAACCAGCGTTGGTTGGATCTTGCATTTCTGGGGAACAAATGGTAGTATTAGCCCCTTCTTTAGAAAATATGGCAGAATCTTTTTCTGCAGATGACAGTTTGCTGAGTGATGACTTGAGCACTGGCTCTCTCAAACAGAAATCTTCAAGCTGCCGCAGAAAACGGGAATTCATACCCGATGAGAAAAAAGATGCATTATACTGGGAAAAGAGAAGaaaaaataatgaagcagccaaaAGGTCTCGTGAGAAGCGGCGTTTGAATGACATGGTTTTGGAGAACAAACTGATGGTATTAGGTGAAGAGAATGCACGTCTGAAATCGGAACTTCTTGCTTTGAAACTAAAGTTTGGATTAATCACTGCAGCATTTTATGCCCAGGAGATTCAGAATCTTGGAAATACTCCAGGGCCATGTTTTCATGACTATAAACCCTCCAACATAAATTTAACTTCTTTTTCACCTGATCATGAGCGTAGTTTTCTTGGAAATGGATGTATTTCTGTCATTAAACACTCATCACCAAGTTCATTGTCCGACATTTCAGaaatatcttcaaatgcaagggaAAGTCCTCTTCTCCAAGTTGCATGTAAAAGCCCAAACAGTACCTTCAAGGTTATAAAACAAGAGCCTGTAGAGTTCAAAGTAGCTGCTGAGAGCTGTTTGAGAGAACCCAGAGAAGATAATGGTTCATATGTTGCAACTGTGTATAGAAACTATATTGGGAATACGTTCAATGGAAACTACTCCCATTCACCACCTTCTCTACAGATTACTAGGTCATCAAGTAACTCACCCAGAACATCAGAAGCTGATGAAGGCACATTAGGAAAAAATACATCTGAGGAGGATGGAGAAGATGAACAGCGAGTACCTAAAGGCCCAATCTCCTCTCCTGTGGAACCTAAAATTGTGAACAATGCCACAGTTAAGGTTCCTGAATCAAATTCTTCAGCATTGCCTCACAAGCTTCGTATCAAGGCTAGAGCAATCCAGATTAAAGTAGAGAATGTGGAGGCATATTATGAAACACCAGAGAAACAACCATCATCTGTCAGTAATATTTCTACTAAAAGATCTTACCCATTGGACAGTACAGCAATGTTTAAATGCAGTGCTTCAAATCCAATACATCCTTCTCTAGCTCCTTTGTCTATTCAAGTAGCAAGCATCAATGATTGGTCTCACAAACCGGAACTTTGGCGTCAAAGAGAGGAGAAATTGGAAGGGGCTTATAAAAATGTTCGTCGGTCATGTTCCCCTGTTGCACTAACAAACCAATCCCTTGCTGCTGGGAAGGACTCTGCTTGCAATAACATTCATCAAGGAGAACACTTAGAATCAGAGAACTTGTACTTAAAACAAGGTATTGCAAACTTAAGTGCAGAAGTTGCTTCACTGAAAAAACTCATAGAAAAGCAGCAGGCTGCTGCTTCAGACTCTGGTAAAAGCACCACTGAAAAAAGATTTGCCAACTAA